In one Sphingobacterium daejeonense genomic region, the following are encoded:
- a CDS encoding DMT family transporter translates to MNWILLIIGGLFEVAFTYCIGRAKDSTGNEMYLWYLGFLVSVTISMGLLIKATSTLPLGTAYAVWSGIGAVGTVLMGIFFFKEPTDFWRIFFIMTLIGSIVGLKAVSSH, encoded by the coding sequence ATGAATTGGATTTTATTGATTATAGGCGGTCTATTTGAAGTCGCCTTTACTTATTGTATTGGCCGTGCGAAAGATTCGACCGGCAATGAAATGTATCTTTGGTACCTTGGCTTTCTGGTTAGCGTGACTATTAGTATGGGTTTGTTGATCAAAGCCACCAGCACATTACCCTTAGGAACTGCTTATGCCGTATGGTCTGGTATTGGAGCCGTAGGAACTGTTTTAATGGGTATTTTCTTCTTTAAAGAGCCTACAGATTTCTGGCGTATCTTCTTTATTATGACTTTGATTGGTTCTATCGTGGGGTTAAAAGCAGTTTCTTCGCATTAG
- a CDS encoding Crp/Fnr family transcriptional regulator has translation MEFREIVNAVYTLNDEHYSLLEGISELIEVPKKQTVIYADKTSPYLYFQKEGICRIYYNKEEREIILGFTFPGEVLISLNSYIHRKPGYETIQTLEKSQLYRISTQKLQELYKSNNEICNWGRRLAEIEALMIEERLMLRLFKSSSESYEELLKKAPNITNRIKLGYIATYLGISQVTLSRIRGIKK, from the coding sequence ATGGAATTCAGAGAAATAGTAAATGCTGTCTACACCTTGAATGATGAACATTATTCACTTTTGGAAGGTATCTCTGAGCTTATTGAAGTTCCAAAAAAACAGACCGTTATTTATGCAGACAAAACAAGTCCTTATCTCTATTTTCAAAAAGAAGGGATTTGCAGAATATATTATAACAAGGAAGAAAGAGAAATTATCCTTGGTTTCACCTTCCCTGGTGAAGTTCTCATTTCACTAAACAGTTATATTCATCGAAAACCGGGTTATGAGACCATCCAAACATTAGAGAAGTCTCAATTATACAGGATTTCAACTCAGAAACTTCAAGAATTATATAAATCTAATAATGAAATCTGTAATTGGGGTCGCCGCTTAGCAGAGATTGAAGCATTAATGATTGAGGAGAGATTGATGTTAAGGCTTTTTAAATCTTCTTCTGAAAGTTATGAAGAGCTGTTAAAAAAGGCTCCCAACATTACCAATCGGATCAAATTGGGCTATATTGCCACTTATCTAGGGATCTCTCAAGTTACCTTAAGTCGAATTAGAGGGATAAAAAAATAA
- a CDS encoding UDP-2,3-diacylglucosamine diphosphatase, with translation MNTRNKIYFASDFHLGSYPMENSKIREQHIISWLDFIKKDASELYLVGDIFDFWFEYSTVVPKGYIRFLGKLAELADLGIKITLFKGNHDMWMFGYLKNELNAEIVSNEKILDLNGKSFYIHHGDGLGPGDAKYKFLKKVFRSPVCQWLFARLHPNLGIGIAQRWSKHSRISNNSEEQFLGEENEWLIVYAKEILEQQHYDYFIFGHRHYPYDIALKNNSRIVNLGEWINFHTYAVWDGEELKLEKWNSEK, from the coding sequence ATGAATACAAGAAATAAAATATATTTTGCTTCTGATTTCCATCTTGGTTCCTACCCGATGGAAAATTCCAAGATTAGGGAACAACATATTATTTCTTGGTTGGACTTCATAAAAAAGGATGCATCTGAGCTGTATTTGGTAGGTGATATTTTCGATTTTTGGTTTGAATATAGCACTGTAGTTCCGAAAGGTTATATTCGATTCTTAGGAAAATTGGCTGAATTGGCTGATTTGGGGATAAAAATCACCTTGTTTAAGGGTAACCATGATATGTGGATGTTTGGGTATCTGAAAAATGAGCTAAATGCTGAGATTGTATCGAATGAAAAAATCTTAGATCTGAACGGAAAGTCATTCTATATCCATCATGGTGATGGTTTGGGTCCTGGTGATGCAAAGTATAAATTTCTAAAGAAAGTTTTCAGAAGTCCGGTCTGTCAATGGTTATTTGCTAGACTACATCCAAACCTGGGCATTGGGATTGCCCAACGATGGTCAAAACATAGCAGAATATCAAACAACAGTGAAGAACAGTTTTTGGGGGAAGAAAATGAATGGTTGATTGTGTATGCCAAAGAAATATTGGAGCAACAGCATTATGATTATTTTATTTTTGGTCATAGACATTATCCTTATGATATAGCTCTCAAGAACAACAGTAGGATTGTTAATCTCGGAGAATGGATTAATTTTCACACCTATGCAGTTTGGGATGGTGAAGAATTAAAGCTTGAAAAATGGAATTCAGAGAAATAG